From Nymphaea colorata isolate Beijing-Zhang1983 chromosome 6, ASM883128v2, whole genome shotgun sequence, a single genomic window includes:
- the LOC126410127 gene encoding uncharacterized protein LOC126410127 → MCALIEDLCTKVLRLVDSEDRPSIGYLYESMDRAKEAIRDNMKGKKKLYMPIWKIIDERWSGQLHRPLHAAAYYLNPAIRYLPTFKKDREVEYGMLDCIDVLVSDSKEQDAIHMSINKYDTASGTMARDTAVRCRTTMRPDLWWERFGPDCPELRKLAIRILSQTCSATGCERNWSVFQHIHSKKRNRLEHKRLNDLVYVRYNMKLRQRQLETTSTRKHHNQYDPIFIDHFDILDSWVEEDDLDFLNVEGAAEIVEEGEAGGGAMECW, encoded by the exons atgtgtgcacttattgaagatttgtgtacgaaagtcctcagattagttgatagtgaagatagaccttctattggatatttatacgagtctatggatagagccaaggaggccattagagataatatgaagggaaaaaagaagttgtacatgcctatatggaagattatagatgaaaggtggtctggacaacttcatcgcccacttcatgcagcagcctactacctaaatcctgccattagatatcttcccacttttaagaaggacagagaggtcgagtatggcatgttggattgcattgatgtattagtaagtgatagtaaagaacaagacgctatccatatgtcgatcaacaaatatgatacggcttctggtaccatggcgagagacacagcagttcgatgcaggacaactatgcgtccag atttgtggtgggaaaggtttgggcctgattgcccagaattaaggaagcttgcaattagaatcctcagtcaaacatgtagtgcaactggatgtgaaagaaactggagtgtatttcagcacatccatagtaagaagaggaataggctggaacataaaaggttgaatgaccttgtttatgttcgttataatatgaagttgagacaaag gcaactagaaacaacatctacgaggaagcatcacaatcaatatgatcctatcttcattgaccattttgatatattagattcttgggttgaagaagacgatcttgattttttgaatgttgaaggGGCAGCAgagattgttgaagaaggagaggctggggggggagcaatggaatgttggtga